Proteins co-encoded in one Acidobacteriota bacterium genomic window:
- a CDS encoding ABC transporter ATP-binding protein — protein MSEEVRKYHEEDAIGKTYDFRVARRLLRYLGPYWRLAAIALVLTLLTNILIATQPFFTKMAVDDYITPKRVDGVWLFALAFFGVFLLRFLFSYTQEVLLNHVGQKVMFDLRTELFTKLQKQEVAYYDQYPVGRTMTRLTGDVDALNELFTSGVIDVLGDLVIIFAIIGIMFWLDWKLALVSLITVPLLFTATNWFRKHARNGFDRVRTRNSKLNAFLQEYISGAQTVQLFNAEAKAKGRFREINDDYRTANIETIYYYSIFYPLVDFIGSIGIALVIVAFGFETLGGFAAAGSALTVGILASFIQYSLQLFQPIRDLSDKFNVLQAAIVASHRIFILLDREVEITTPDKPVKTGKASGEIEFQNVWFAYKGEDWVLKDVSFKVDLAESIALVGHTGSGKTTITNLLMRFYDVQKGRILLDGVDVREWDLQALRSNFAVVLQDVFLFSGTIENNIKLGSAAIDRERVEWAAREVHADEFVRKLDGGYGSEVRERGAGLSVGQKQLISFARALAFDPKILILDEATSSIDTETEQLIQQAVERVMNGRTSLVVAHRLSTIQKCDRIIVLHHGELREMGTHNELLTERGLYWRLYQLQYSDEKLHLTSDPGASLHQSEPGFA, from the coding sequence ATGTCAGAAGAGGTCCGCAAATATCACGAGGAAGACGCGATCGGGAAGACTTACGACTTCCGAGTTGCTCGCCGTCTACTGCGTTATCTAGGCCCGTATTGGCGGCTTGCGGCGATCGCGTTGGTTCTAACGCTGTTGACAAACATCCTGATCGCCACCCAGCCATTTTTTACAAAGATGGCGGTGGATGACTACATAACACCGAAACGTGTTGACGGCGTTTGGCTCTTCGCACTCGCGTTTTTCGGCGTATTTCTCCTAAGATTTCTCTTTTCCTACACACAGGAAGTTCTGCTAAATCATGTTGGGCAGAAGGTTATGTTCGATCTCAGGACAGAGCTTTTTACCAAGCTACAAAAGCAGGAAGTAGCATATTACGATCAATATCCTGTCGGACGGACGATGACGCGTTTGACTGGCGACGTCGATGCTCTCAATGAGCTTTTTACGTCCGGGGTGATCGATGTCCTGGGCGATCTGGTGATCATTTTTGCGATCATCGGGATAATGTTTTGGCTCGATTGGAAGCTTGCTTTGGTCTCGCTGATCACCGTTCCGCTGCTTTTTACGGCGACGAACTGGTTTCGCAAACACGCCCGCAATGGCTTTGACCGCGTCCGGACCCGCAATTCGAAGCTCAATGCATTTCTCCAGGAGTACATTTCCGGGGCCCAAACCGTTCAGCTTTTCAACGCCGAGGCGAAGGCGAAAGGGCGTTTTCGCGAGATCAATGATGATTACCGAACCGCGAACATCGAGACGATCTACTACTACTCGATCTTTTATCCGCTGGTGGATTTTATTGGTTCTATTGGTATTGCTTTAGTGATCGTTGCCTTTGGTTTCGAGACACTCGGCGGGTTTGCGGCCGCAGGATCGGCTTTGACGGTCGGTATTTTGGCATCGTTCATTCAGTATTCGCTCCAGTTATTTCAGCCGATCCGCGATCTATCGGATAAATTTAATGTGCTGCAGGCAGCGATCGTTGCTTCGCACCGGATCTTTATTCTACTCGATCGTGAGGTCGAGATAACCACACCCGATAAGCCAGTAAAGACGGGAAAGGCATCAGGCGAGATAGAATTTCAGAATGTTTGGTTTGCGTACAAGGGTGAGGATTGGGTCCTGAAGGATGTCTCATTCAAGGTCGATCTTGCTGAGAGCATTGCTCTGGTTGGACACACGGGTTCGGGGAAAACCACGATCACTAACCTTCTGATGCGGTTCTACGACGTTCAGAAGGGAAGGATCCTGTTGGACGGGGTGGACGTTCGCGAATGGGACTTGCAGGCTCTGCGTTCTAATTTTGCAGTCGTTTTGCAGGATGTTTTTCTGTTCAGCGGAACGATCGAGAATAATATCAAGCTGGGCAGCGCCGCGATCGATCGTGAGCGCGTTGAGTGGGCGGCCCGCGAGGTTCACGCCGATGAATTCGTCCGAAAGCTCGACGGCGGTTACGGATCGGAGGTTCGCGAACGCGGTGCCGGCCTTTCGGTAGGGCAAAAGCAACTCATCTCATTCGCCCGGGCTCTCGCTTTCGATCCAAAGATACTTATTCTCGATGAGGCGACGAGCTCGATCGACACTGAGACCGAGCAGCTTATCCAGCAGGCGGTCGAGCGTGTAATGAACGGGCGAACATCGCTCGTTGTCGCCCATCGGCTCTCCACGATACAGAAATGCGACCGGATAATCGTGCTCCATCACGGCGAGCTGCGGGAGATGGGAACCCACAATGAATTGCTTACAGAACGCGGATTGTACTGGCGTTTATATCAACTTCAATACTCCGATGAAAAGCTGCACTTAACTTCGGATCCGGGAGCATCACTTCATCAAAGTGAGCCCGGATTTGCTTAA
- the ribA gene encoding GTP cyclohydrolase II: MLENSIFAESACDCPWPTRAITVERVASAKLPTQTGDFRIAGYRSLISEEEFVVLYKGEMDGETPTLVRIHSQCLTGDVFGSVKCDCGPQLHRAMEMIEAEGRGAIVYQQQEGRGIGIINKIRAYALQDEGADTVEANEELGFAVDARDYQQCAEILFDLGLCKVRVISNNPDKLAALERAGLQIVERIPIEVAAEEEAAGYMRTKKEKMGHFLS; encoded by the coding sequence ATGCTAGAGAATTCGATTTTCGCGGAAAGCGCTTGTGACTGTCCGTGGCCGACGCGCGCAATAACCGTAGAAAGGGTGGCATCAGCTAAGCTTCCGACACAGACCGGTGATTTCAGGATCGCCGGATATCGTTCGCTGATCAGCGAAGAGGAGTTCGTTGTTTTATATAAGGGAGAGATGGATGGCGAGACGCCGACGCTCGTTAGGATACACTCGCAATGCCTGACCGGAGACGTTTTCGGCTCGGTCAAATGCGATTGTGGGCCGCAGCTTCACAGGGCGATGGAAATGATCGAGGCAGAGGGCCGCGGAGCCATCGTTTATCAGCAGCAGGAAGGCCGCGGGATTGGCATTATCAATAAAATACGTGCCTACGCTCTTCAGGACGAGGGTGCCGACACGGTCGAGGCTAATGAGGAACTCGGCTTTGCCGTCGATGCGCGTGATTATCAGCAGTGCGCTGAGATCTTGTTCGATCTGGGCTTGTGCAAGGTTCGGGTGATATCGAACAATCCGGACAAGCTAGCCGCTCTGGAGCGGGCAGGCCTGCAGATCGTTGAGAGAATTCCGATCGAGGTCGCTGCTGAGGAAGAGGCGGCCGGATATATGCGGACCAAGAAGGAAAAGATGGGGCATTTTCTCAGCTAG
- a CDS encoding carboxypeptidase regulatory-like domain-containing protein, giving the protein MKKLVVRGSASMLLISCCVMLFQGITFGQQATSRITGQVFGANRRALADIYVELRNDVESVLQRTKTNGSGSFTFGNLTAGRYSVRVRPFGTDYEEQTQEVELVTSVGSRNVSDIQYKDFYLKARRDAKGSPGAAQVVFAQETPETAKTLYDRAIVDLAANRTDAGVAGLEQAIKLFPDYFLALDRLGVEQLKMQRYADAAVQFEKASTINAKSSNSWYGLAFARYAQKQIPGAIEAAKKAADIAPDSADINLLLGIALRQGKNYIDAEKSMLKAKKLSNGLLADASWNLALLYVYNLKNTRLAADELEHYLKVKPDHPDAEKIKRLISQLRLG; this is encoded by the coding sequence ATGAAAAAATTGGTAGTTCGCGGTTCCGCGTCTATGCTTCTTATCTCCTGCTGTGTGATGCTGTTTCAGGGAATCACCTTTGGCCAGCAGGCAACAAGCAGGATCACCGGCCAGGTATTTGGAGCTAATCGCCGGGCTCTCGCGGACATCTATGTCGAACTGCGAAACGATGTCGAATCCGTCCTTCAGCGTACGAAAACCAATGGATCTGGTTCATTCACCTTTGGGAACCTCACCGCCGGTCGCTATTCGGTGCGTGTTCGTCCATTTGGTACGGACTATGAAGAACAAACACAAGAGGTGGAACTGGTAACGAGTGTTGGTAGCAGGAATGTCTCGGATATCCAATATAAGGATTTCTACCTAAAGGCACGGCGCGATGCAAAGGGCTCGCCCGGGGCAGCACAGGTGGTCTTCGCTCAGGAGACCCCGGAAACCGCCAAGACACTTTATGACAGGGCAATCGTCGATCTTGCCGCTAATCGGACTGACGCAGGGGTTGCTGGCCTCGAACAGGCCATCAAACTCTTTCCGGATTATTTTCTCGCACTGGATCGCTTAGGTGTGGAACAGCTCAAAATGCAGCGTTACGCAGATGCGGCAGTTCAGTTCGAAAAAGCATCGACGATCAATGCGAAATCTTCGAATAGTTGGTACGGCCTTGCCTTTGCAAGATACGCTCAAAAGCAGATCCCCGGAGCCATCGAAGCTGCGAAGAAGGCGGCGGATATCGCTCCCGACTCGGCTGATATAAATCTCTTGCTAGGTATAGCATTGAGGCAGGGCAAGAATTATATCGATGCGGAGAAGTCGATGCTCAAGGCAAAGAAGCTATCGAACGGCCTGCTCGCCGATGCCTCGTGGAACCTCGCTTTGCTTTATGTTTACAACCTCAAGAACACAAGGCTCGCGGCCGATGAGCTTGAGCATTATCTCAAGGTCAAGCCTGATCATCCCGATGCCGAAAAGATCAAACGGCTGATCAGCCAGCTTCGGTTAGGCTAG
- a CDS encoding TonB-dependent receptor, which translates to MRKNLIFISSIVLSVVLFSMSAFAQSQFGAISGTVSDQNGAVVPNASVTVSGVSIGFSRVVTTDSNGFYAARQLPPGTYNVSVGAVQGFAAQTLKNQLVTLETTSTVNITMSVAGQGVSVDVSGSDLVAPVDATDSKVQTNVGAAKIALLPKGVDFTSILKTAPGTRGEGLAGGFSIDGASGSENVFVIDGQEVTNFRTGTLNGVNAIPTQFVQEVQIKSSGFEAEFGGATGGVVSVVTKGGSNDLHGEFGSQFATSKLNGNPRPTLLRFTNGSGATFLQRSEYFTAPKAGFTNWFPTANLNGALIKDKVWFSGSYTPQIYESNVTTDFYTNAPATQLGTQAARTFVQRQTYNNKTTYEYAFGRIDAAPINSLRLSSTYLWNPQINEGVIPFGTTSFGGTPATVNFGGSIGTLSGQDLYSRQGGRVSSNNFTAQAAWTPLSSVIASFRFSRGFLNEKGNNYFVPSATRYVCQNGSNTITGACTTGTVDAANSQTVKDVSVRTNYEGDFTYFSNLGVRQEIKGGYQRFRIKNEVDSGYVVPGRLDFYYGFTANDLGAPYTQLPLCATGQTTNCVVGTGELIRFGAFGVGQNTNQSIYVQDKIQFAGRFTVNAGIRIEKEDLPSFNGLAPPINFGWGDKVAPRLGFAFALNKAGTSKIFGSYGKFYDRLKFELPRGSFGGNFYRVDFFDILPTTGNFRSITTSGVIGNFNDRPGGSCPNTGFIGSGISRCQFDYRIASNDPNATIFDGKVDPDAKPFQQDEFTVGFQHELSRNYVFGSRFVYKDVKQAIEDAGIRNNEGSEAYILGNPGSGLHLQVLQQLGYTKSIKPQRNYKGLDVSLDRRLSNNYYFNLNYTWSRLYGNYSGLASSDEAGRTSPGVNRFFDLPFIGFTAKGNPDNGLLATDRTHVFNAYGAYIFDWKGSKTNTTEFGGYTTFQSGTPQSTLVGFVVPLFLNERGDLGRTPMYTQTDINITHKYKFGRDGRFTVAGDLNILNLFDEKNVTSIQTTLSAVTTSPSTFGLNEVAGANAWTAGSLRSQLLTYLEGTPTALNRKLNTFGQANGYQGARSVRFGLRFFF; encoded by the coding sequence ATGAGAAAAAATCTAATTTTTATTTCATCGATCGTACTGAGCGTCGTGCTTTTCAGCATGAGTGCATTTGCTCAGTCACAGTTCGGTGCAATTTCCGGAACCGTTTCCGACCAGAATGGTGCTGTTGTGCCTAATGCGTCGGTCACCGTTTCAGGTGTCAGCATCGGTTTCAGCCGTGTTGTCACCACTGATTCAAATGGTTTCTATGCTGCCCGTCAGCTGCCACCAGGAACGTACAACGTTTCGGTCGGTGCTGTTCAGGGTTTTGCAGCACAGACATTGAAGAATCAGCTTGTTACTCTCGAAACCACGAGCACCGTTAACATCACCATGTCCGTTGCCGGACAGGGCGTTTCGGTTGACGTCTCGGGCAGCGACCTCGTCGCTCCTGTTGACGCTACGGATTCGAAAGTTCAGACCAACGTTGGAGCAGCGAAGATCGCTTTGCTTCCTAAAGGCGTTGATTTTACATCGATCCTGAAGACGGCTCCTGGAACACGCGGCGAAGGACTCGCCGGCGGTTTCTCGATCGACGGTGCTTCGGGTTCTGAGAACGTTTTCGTTATCGACGGCCAGGAAGTTACAAACTTCCGTACCGGTACACTCAACGGTGTAAATGCTATTCCGACCCAGTTCGTCCAGGAAGTTCAGATCAAATCTTCGGGTTTTGAAGCTGAATTCGGCGGCGCGACCGGCGGTGTGGTCAGCGTTGTTACTAAGGGTGGCTCGAACGATCTTCACGGTGAATTTGGTTCGCAGTTTGCGACCTCGAAGTTGAACGGCAATCCACGTCCGACGCTTCTTCGCTTCACCAATGGTTCTGGCGCAACGTTTCTTCAGAGATCAGAGTATTTCACGGCTCCTAAGGCCGGATTTACGAACTGGTTCCCAACGGCTAACCTTAACGGTGCGCTTATAAAGGACAAAGTATGGTTCTCAGGCAGCTACACGCCGCAGATCTATGAAAGCAATGTTACGACGGATTTCTACACAAATGCTCCTGCAACGCAGCTTGGCACCCAGGCAGCAAGAACTTTCGTTCAGCGTCAGACATACAACAACAAAACAACCTATGAGTATGCATTCGGACGTATCGATGCAGCTCCGATCAATTCGCTCCGCTTGAGCTCGACGTACCTCTGGAACCCGCAGATCAACGAAGGCGTTATTCCTTTCGGTACGACAAGCTTCGGCGGTACGCCTGCTACGGTCAACTTTGGCGGTTCGATCGGTACGCTTTCGGGACAAGACCTTTATAGCCGTCAGGGCGGCCGTGTCAGCTCGAACAACTTCACCGCTCAGGCTGCATGGACGCCGCTTAGCAGCGTGATCGCCAGCTTCCGCTTTTCCCGCGGATTCCTGAATGAAAAGGGTAACAACTACTTTGTTCCTAGTGCTACACGTTATGTCTGCCAGAACGGTTCGAACACGATCACCGGTGCCTGCACAACAGGAACCGTTGACGCAGCCAACAGCCAGACCGTAAAGGACGTTTCTGTTCGTACCAACTACGAGGGTGATTTCACCTACTTCTCAAACCTTGGTGTCCGTCAGGAGATCAAGGGCGGCTATCAGCGTTTCCGTATCAAGAACGAAGTGGATTCGGGCTACGTAGTACCTGGCCGTCTTGACTTCTACTACGGCTTCACTGCTAACGACCTCGGTGCTCCATACACCCAGCTTCCTCTCTGCGCAACTGGTCAGACCACCAACTGCGTAGTCGGAACTGGTGAATTGATCCGCTTTGGTGCTTTTGGTGTCGGCCAGAACACAAATCAGTCGATCTACGTTCAGGACAAGATCCAATTCGCCGGCCGCTTTACGGTCAATGCTGGTATCCGTATTGAGAAAGAAGACCTTCCTTCGTTCAACGGCCTTGCCCCACCGATCAACTTTGGTTGGGGTGATAAGGTAGCTCCACGTCTTGGTTTTGCTTTTGCACTAAATAAGGCGGGCACCTCCAAGATCTTCGGTAGCTATGGCAAATTCTATGATCGTTTGAAATTTGAACTTCCTCGCGGATCGTTCGGCGGTAACTTCTACCGCGTTGATTTCTTCGACATTCTTCCGACGACCGGTAACTTCCGTTCGATCACGACCTCGGGTGTCATTGGTAACTTCAACGACCGTCCGGGTGGTTCGTGCCCAAATACCGGCTTTATCGGTTCGGGAATTAGCCGCTGCCAGTTTGATTATCGTATCGCGTCGAATGACCCTAATGCGACGATCTTTGATGGTAAGGTCGATCCGGATGCGAAACCATTCCAGCAGGATGAATTCACGGTTGGTTTCCAGCACGAGCTGAGCCGTAACTATGTTTTCGGTTCGCGTTTCGTGTACAAGGATGTCAAACAGGCAATTGAAGATGCTGGTATCCGCAACAACGAAGGCAGCGAAGCTTACATTCTCGGAAATCCGGGTTCGGGCCTCCACCTTCAGGTTCTTCAGCAGCTCGGTTACACCAAATCGATCAAACCGCAGAGAAACTACAAGGGCCTTGACGTTTCGCTTGATCGTAGATTGTCAAACAACTACTACTTCAACCTTAACTACACCTGGAGCCGTCTCTATGGTAACTACTCAGGTCTGGCTAGCTCGGACGAAGCAGGACGTACGTCACCAGGCGTCAACCGCTTCTTCGACCTTCCGTTTATCGGATTTACTGCAAAGGGAAATCCTGACAACGGCCTTTTGGCTACTGATCGTACGCACGTTTTCAACGCGTATGGTGCTTACATCTTTGATTGGAAAGGCAGCAAGACCAATACGACTGAGTTCGGTGGTTACACGACGTTCCAGTCGGGTACGCCTCAGTCAACCCTCGTTGGCTTCGTAGTTCCGCTTTTCCTTAACGAACGCGGTGACCTCGGCCGTACTCCGATGTATACACAGACCGATATCAACATCACGCACAAATACAAATTTGGACGTGATGGTCGATTCACAGTCGCTGGCGATCTGAACATTCTCAACCTCTTTGACGAAAAGAATGTCACCAGCATCCAGACGACACTTTCAGCGGTTACCACGAGCCCGTCGACTTTCGGTCTCAATGAAGTAGCCGGTGCGAATGCATGGACCGCAGGTTCACTTCGCAGCCAGTTGCTTACCTATCTTGAAGGTACGCCAACCGCTCTGAACCGCAAGCTCAACACTTTCGGTCAGGCAAACGGCTATCAGGGAGCACGTTCAGTTCGCTTCGGTCTTCGCTTCTTCTTTTAA
- a CDS encoding HD domain-containing protein, translating into MAERIYRDSVHNIIRVNTDSPEGRLTVSLVDTPEFQRLRRIRQLGLAYFAYQSAEHSRFTHSLGAFHLATRMIAKLRLSYQIPDEAQTAVRIAALVHDIGHGPFSHVIESILGFHHEQFTIEAVLSSETGIGKMLNTFSPDLAADVASIIRGDYRHRALAQLVSSQLDVDRMDYLLRDSLMTGAKYGVYDLEWIIKSIEINEAGDHLYVSAPGIYAVEDYLQARYYMYRQVYFHRTLRSAEAILKVLMSRALFLVRNGVEIWQAGGTPMDKILSGDKLNLKEHLELDDMDVMFSIKRWQHASDPILADLAKRFLDRRLFKAFDLDMPEPERVEFIEKARQIVADGGFDPDYYFVEDSARNAPYSFYGKGSADDKDLIYVEDGFSRPAIREISSVSAAVRGLQEGYRIHRICFPAELKGKIGELYHGSV; encoded by the coding sequence TTGGCAGAGCGAATTTACCGTGATTCGGTCCACAACATTATTCGCGTGAACACGGATTCGCCCGAAGGCCGTCTGACCGTTTCGCTTGTCGATACGCCGGAATTTCAGCGGCTGCGGCGGATCCGCCAGCTCGGGCTCGCCTATTTTGCCTACCAGTCGGCCGAGCATTCGCGGTTCACCCATTCGCTCGGGGCGTTTCACCTCGCGACGCGTATGATCGCGAAGCTCCGGCTTAGCTATCAGATCCCTGACGAAGCCCAAACCGCGGTCCGCATTGCTGCCCTCGTCCACGACATCGGCCACGGGCCATTCTCGCATGTGATCGAGTCGATCCTCGGGTTTCATCATGAGCAATTTACGATCGAAGCAGTCCTGAGCAGCGAGACCGGGATCGGGAAAATGTTAAACACTTTTTCGCCCGATCTCGCTGCCGATGTGGCGTCGATCATCCGCGGCGATTACAGGCATCGAGCTCTGGCGCAGCTCGTTTCGTCGCAGCTCGACGTCGACCGGATGGACTATCTCCTTCGCGACAGCTTGATGACCGGAGCGAAGTACGGCGTCTATGATCTGGAGTGGATAATCAAGTCGATCGAGATCAACGAAGCGGGCGATCACCTGTACGTTTCGGCGCCCGGTATTTACGCCGTCGAAGATTATTTGCAGGCGAGATATTACATGTACCGCCAGGTGTATTTTCACCGCACGCTGCGCTCGGCCGAGGCGATCCTGAAAGTGCTGATGAGCCGCGCGCTTTTCCTTGTAAGAAACGGTGTCGAGATCTGGCAGGCGGGCGGAACGCCAATGGATAAAATACTTTCGGGCGACAAGCTGAACCTGAAAGAGCACCTCGAACTCGACGATATGGACGTGATGTTCAGCATAAAACGCTGGCAGCATGCATCCGATCCGATCCTCGCGGACCTCGCGAAACGGTTCCTCGACCGACGGCTTTTCAAGGCATTCGACCTCGATATGCCCGAGCCCGAGCGAGTGGAATTCATCGAAAAAGCGCGGCAGATCGTCGCCGACGGCGGCTTCGATCCGGACTACTATTTTGTCGAGGACAGCGCCCGGAATGCGCCCTATTCCTTCTACGGAAAAGGCTCAGCGGATGACAAGGACCTGATCTATGTCGAGGACGGATTTTCGCGTCCGGCGATCCGTGAGATATCGTCGGTCAGTGCTGCGGTCCGCGGCCTGCAGGAAGGCTACCGCATCCACCGCATTTGTTTTCCGGCTGAATTGAAGGGCAAGATCGGCGAGCTTTATCACGGAAGTGTTTAA
- a CDS encoding energy transducer TonB, whose translation MFNTLSGKDGVLTQRREGAKVQGKIGFYIFLFCLLVLSAVANDAQTVALLTPDKAAASRSFAETLGERLNEKLKVLDDSLAESAYLSVSPDTPFNLTTGQSKLIGTAIGCDAFLLIRSATQRRSAFQRAEYYESYAVIYGVSSRTGRLIYWKLQKFEAPRPEAAARQLSDSVAALSDEIGLKLKTAIKLELSEAELPNYEEVPDDPAAGKDLKAPIPYRRTKPEYTTQASLFDVKATVDAVIYLDEKGTVVAIEPVRWAGFGLDESVERNIRAMNWRPAMRGTKPMAMKFLVRYNFKKIDDTNR comes from the coding sequence GTGTTTAACACTTTGAGCGGGAAGGACGGAGTTTTAACGCAAAGACGCGAAGGGGCAAAGGTGCAAGGGAAGATCGGTTTTTACATTTTTCTTTTTTGCTTGCTTGTACTTTCGGCTGTCGCAAATGATGCTCAGACTGTCGCTCTTCTAACGCCTGACAAAGCAGCGGCGAGCCGCAGTTTTGCGGAAACTCTGGGGGAACGTCTTAACGAAAAACTTAAAGTTCTCGACGATTCTTTGGCGGAATCGGCGTATCTGTCGGTTTCGCCCGACACGCCGTTCAATCTCACCACCGGGCAATCAAAGCTCATCGGAACCGCGATCGGCTGCGATGCCTTCTTATTAATAAGGTCAGCGACACAGCGCCGGAGCGCGTTTCAGCGGGCGGAATACTATGAATCGTACGCTGTAATATATGGTGTGAGCTCGCGAACCGGAAGGCTTATCTATTGGAAACTGCAAAAATTCGAAGCACCGAGACCGGAGGCCGCCGCACGGCAACTCAGTGATTCCGTCGCGGCTCTTTCGGACGAGATCGGACTGAAATTGAAAACCGCCATTAAACTGGAGTTGAGCGAAGCGGAACTGCCTAATTACGAAGAGGTTCCTGACGATCCGGCGGCGGGCAAGGATCTCAAAGCACCGATACCTTACCGTCGGACAAAGCCGGAATACACGACGCAGGCATCTCTCTTCGACGTTAAGGCGACGGTCGATGCGGTCATATATCTCGACGAAAAGGGAACGGTCGTCGCCATCGAACCCGTTCGGTGGGCCGGTTTCGGTCTGGACGAATCCGTAGAACGTAACATTCGCGCGATGAATTGGCGGCCGGCAATGCGCGGCACCAAACCGATGGCGATGAAATTTCTCG